A region of Xylocopa sonorina isolate GNS202 chromosome 13, iyXylSono1_principal, whole genome shotgun sequence DNA encodes the following proteins:
- the Chn gene encoding zinc finger transcriptional factor charlatan, protein MEGSGTGISRLDCYEDMFKEITRKLYGEDPDHRTSSVQNEFETSVSYKNEEDTGNGTDGSDDGNWTCEEEPLKGTDGSRIAAYHAGKATWRCYECGDVMGGGPRDVAEHFMELHSSRILADDSRNRHHSPRKDYLQSELKIEDVISYLERLRERAERVAPPSRRTQETQTVPAALLPVTSTFLLQELPSAPAPQHLHQNATTLPTSATVSASGKRYTCPYCPYGTDRRDLYTRHENIHREEKPFHCYICYKPFNRADHVKKHFLRMHREHGYELSRIRRPAGSNTLKQEPGTANTGNANANGQQQQQQQQHANYSSGFNNNKNYQLQPNPGNNPTTNATGIYQGTSMPAPGIMQPDAVNCATGRRVQNGGCNSKSHLKGGSKGAQERRYTCCYCSWSGVDNWCLKRHLNTHLKPFACTLCEYKAARAERLSTHVLKVHNRRQCSRCSFLGEDAAQLQMHQLHVHRVSSANAPATSTAPAVPPPNNRHQQPLHPAGGGRPPPGPPVFPAPAPAIAPATTVIPPTTILGHEMVNSPATAATMAYPILEEERRSSGHEHGHDHDRRRRHRHHGVSHVVDGHETETPSREHVPSRGVPSSTINSVDEQPDDLVLGPCHGRTTRGSAATVLNRDFTHRHRLVPEASEGQSAWEPSECSSPAYSDCNAFEQRRKPNERRSRKQSQPRKVTWNQEFEDEDLLSLELENEPDQRQEEPISRPAKQVVRLNELKERYRLQLARRKLLKCRLCPDESLARGSICSPYHTKASLALHKLWRHDRRKRTLKRCASKDRPLSSITLKATVFTSPNYGYHR, encoded by the exons CACCGGAAATGGCACGGATGGCAGCGACGACGGAAACTGGACGTGCGAGGAGGAGCCTCTGAAGGGAACCGATGGAAGTCGCATCGCTGCCTATCACGCTGGGAAAGCGACCTGGAGGTGCTACGAGTGTG GCGACGTGATGGGCGGTGGACCACGCGACGTGGCCGAGCATTTTATGGAGCTTCATTCGTCGAGGATCCTCGCGGACGACAGCAGGAACAGGCACCATTCGCCTCGTAAAGATTACCTGCAGTCCGAGTTGAAGATCGAGGACGTGATCTCCTACCTGGAGAGGCTACGCGAGCGAGCCGAGCGTGTAGCACCGCCGTCCAGGAGGACCCAGGAGACGCAAACGGTACCTGCCGCTCTGTTACCTGTCACCTCGACCTTTCTGCTGCAAGAGTTACCCTCCGCCCCTGCGCCACAGCATTTGCATCAG AACGCTACAACCCTGCCCACATCAGCGACGGTCTCAGCCAGCGGGAAACGGTACACCTGTCCGTACTGCCCGTACGGGACGGATCGCCGCGATTTGTACACCAGACACGAGAACATCCATCGCGAGGAGAAACCGTTTCACTGTTACATTTGCTACAAGCCGTTCAATCGCGCCGACCATGTCAAGAAACATTTCCTGCGGATGCACCGCGAGCACGGCTACGAGCTGTCCAGGATACGGAGACCAGCCGGGTCGAACACCCTCAAGCAGGAACCCGGGACTGCGAACACcgggaacgcgaacgcgaacgggcagcaacagcagcagcagcaacagcacgcGAATTACTCGTCTGGATTTAACAATAACAAGAATTATCAATTGCAGCCGAATCCTGGCAACAATCCTACCACTAACGCCACAGGGATCTATCAGGGAACGTCGATGCCAGCGCCAGGTATCATGCAACCGGACGCTGTGAACTGCGCTACCGGAAGGAGGGTGCAGAACGGTGGATGCAATAGCAAGAGCCACCTCAAGGGTGGCTCCAAGGGCGCCCAAGAGCGGAG GTACACTTGCTGTTACTGTTCCTGGAGCGGCGTGGACAATTGGTGCCTGAAACGGCACCTGAACACGCACTTGAAACCGTTCGCGTGCACCCTGTGCGAATACAAAGCTGCGCGTGCCGAGCGTCTGTCAACCCACGTGCTCAAGGTGCACAACAGACGGCAATGCTCAAGGTGCTCGTTCCTGGGCGAAGACGCGGCTCAGTTACAGATGCACCAGCTGCACGTGCACCGTGTCAGCAGCGCGAATGCACCAGCGACCTCCACTGCCCCCGCTGTACCGCCGCCCAACAATCGTCATCAGCAACCTTTGCA CCCCGCGGGTGGAGGACGACCGCCACCTGGTCCGCCAGTTTTTCCGGCCCCAGCGCCAGCCATCGCACCTGCCACCACCGTTATACCACCGACAACGATACTCGG CCACGAGATGGTAAATTCCCCTGCAACTGCAGCGACAATGGCGTACCCGATCTTGGAGGAGGAGAGGCGGTCGAGCGGTCACGAGCACGGCCACGACCACGACCGACGTCGTCGCCATCGTCACCACGGCGTCAGCCACGTCGTCGACGGCCACGAAACCGAGACACCGAGTCGCGAAcacgtaccgtctcgcggcgttcCCTCATCGACGATCAACTCGGTCGACGAGCAACCCGACGATCTTGTTCTCGGACCGTGCCACGGTCGTACTACCCGCGGCAGTGCCGCCACTGTACTTAATCGTGATTTTACGCACAGACACAGACTCGTGCCCGAGGCGAGCGAGGGCCAGTCAGCCTGGGAGCCATCCGAGTGTTCGTCGCCGGCGTACAGCGACTGCAACGCGTTCGAGCAACGGAGGAAGCCGAACGAGAGGCGTTCCAGGAAGCAGAGCCAGCCGAGGAAGGTGACGTGGAACCAGGAGTTCGAGGACGAGGACCTGCTCAGTCTTGAACTGGAGAACGAGCCGGATCAGAGGCAGGAGGAGCCGATCTCGAGGCCAGCCAAGCAGGTGGTCAGACTGAACGAGTTGAAGGAACGGTATCGACTTCAATTGGCCAGGAGGAAATTGCTCAAGTGTCGTCTCTGCCCCGACGAGTCCCTCGCCAGAGGATCGATCTGTTCGCCGTATCACACGAAGGCGTCCCTGGCGCTTCACAAGCTCTGGAGGCACGACAGACGCAAGAGGACTCTGAAGAGGTGCGCGTCCAAGGATCGTCCGTTGTCCTCCATCACGCTGAAGGCGACCGTCTTCACCAGCCCGAATTACGGATACCACAGATAG